In Rhopalosiphum padi isolate XX-2018 chromosome 3, ASM2088224v1, whole genome shotgun sequence, the genomic stretch GCTGGAGTGTCCAATGTTGCCGATTCGGCCATGCACGCCAGCAAAGCTCGGTCGTCTTCCAAAAGTCCCATCGCGACGGCTGCTGCCCCGTAGGTTGGATACTCTACCCCGTCTACTGTCCTCATGTCCCGGAAAGACTGTGAGCCTCTCTTGTCAGTACCGTGCCAACCATCAGTGGCGCCCTAGGGCAATTACATTTAGCGCCCCTAATCACAGGTAGTCATCAGAGGAGGGGAGGGGGCTAAAAGAAAATTTCTAAAGCCCCCAAAAATTGAAactattcaaaatgttattattaccgGGTCACTttacattgtattatgtatataataattaataaatgaacaaGTAAAACAActcaattaacaaaaattaataaacaatgaatttGGTTAGGAGGTAGtaagaataaatgtataaaaatatgaataacaaaatatattttataatagtagtgaataatgattttacaaataactttatgcaaatgtttttttttctagctTTAAGTTTTGAGAATTTTTTAACAAGACTTGTCCAACTGATATTCTTGACAATTTCattttcaatacataatattgataatgcTGATGTTTTCTCATTTGATAATGATGACCGTAAATAGTTTTTGACTCTCTTCAAAACAGAAAAGGACCTTTCTCCACTTGCATTAGAACAtggcatacaaataaataattttaaagcgaTTTCAACAATAGGAAAAGTTGTGTTTAATGATGGATTATTCATAAGATATTTTAACATTCCTTGCATGTTTTTAGTTTCAATGGGAAAATTTGTTATGTACTTTTTAAATTGAACGATTTCTTCAACAAATTCTACTTCTAAATCATTAACATAATACTCCACAAGCTTTAATGCTTTTTTACGTAGTTCACTTGCTTCAATATTTTCCATATCAGAAAAAAATCCGAATTTGTCATATAGCTTTGTATATGcttcttttcttttatttagTTGAAGAATCAATGCATCTATTATAGGAATAAAAGTTTCATTCTTCATTTTATctgaattagaaaatattacttCACCGCTAGGCTCttcatcaaaaaatatattactgcgCTTAGTTCTAGTTTCCTCCCAAGAAAATTTATGTAAGCCACTTATTTCTATCGcttcacttaaaaatatttcaaaattgtttctTTGCTCTTGAATATAACATACTAATGAATCATATAGAGAAACTACACATgacaaatcaatattaattaactgaAGACTTTTAGAAGTTTTGTCAAATCTTTCTAAAATAGGCGTCCAAACAACTAAAAGAAAGACAAAatctaatgattttattttattgtaaattgattTGGCTTCATGTTTAACTGCattacgatttataatttattatgttattatcatgtcgattattcaataacaataaattttccgaaaaatggttaaaaatagcTTGTTAATTGCCCGTTCAGTCATCCGCCCCCCCCTGCCACCAACCATAGGTCAACAAAGTTGCCAGTGTAGGCACACACACTAGTCCATAatcattaattacaatttacaacacATTTCTCatagatacaatattttattttaatataggtagcaTGCATAGAGTAATATTACTCTATGGTAGCATGGCTAAATATTGAGCCATGAATGGTAGtaggtatttcaatttttgtgacCGTGACGAATTTGGAGTATGAACTAATGGGAAAGTACCAACTTTTTTGCCGCCCTATAAAATATTGCTACTTTTTCCGCCCTAGGGCACTTGCCCTAATTGCCCCCCCTTTGCACGGCTCTGTCTCTTGTGCAGAAGTAGCAGTCGCAAATGGAAACGATCTCGATCAAGTGGGTTGACGACGTACATTCGAGCCAACGTCTCGTATGTCACCTGTCTTCGCCGTCGTGACCACATTCTACGTGTCGCGTTCCAAGTGTAGTATACCGGTATCTCTTGGTACAGGTACTGTCTAGCTTCGACGTCGGTCGTGTTGAGTTCGAAAAAGGCCGTGAGTTTGGTTCGAGCCAGTGCGGCGTTTTGCACCCGCTCTAGTACCTGTCCAGGTTCAAAGTACACATTGTGATAGTTTTCCAGGTGGACTGGAAGTCTGACGATCGTATGACTCCTTTTATGCATTTCATACGAAAACAACCTCCAAACAGCTTCTGGCGGACTGACGTACCGCGAGTTTATGTAACTGAAATCAATAACAACATGtatcataatcaaaatataataatatatatatatgccaataaaaaatacatatataatttaatataaataaataaataattaatgttaagttAACAttacttgtatattaaaaataaattctacatTATCATGAAACgaattactaattttatctaaggaaaatgttatatataatatagtttagtgtacattgtatatgaacatcaaagaatataataatctaatagttatagtttgatataataaataaaatagtgcaGTACATAAGaatgtttaattttgtgtttGGTATTTGTtacttataatatcatcattggTTTAATGTAAAGTCAACTTAGGTAATGTATAGTAATAAGTATtacaatatgtacctaataatgaCATGTAAAATGTTAAGTACGGTACTTGATAATCTTAAAacgtcaaattataaaaattgtttttatgtaatgtatttgTGTAGTAGTGAACgtcaatcaattaaataaataagtatattttaaaacattaaaaaataaattaagttaaaaataaactaacacaataatattactaaattgtaattgtaaaatctataagtttaattaattcatatactTTTCTATTTTATCTCCATTCCAGACTTCCAAGGTAGCAGCGTCATGGCCTTTGTAgacgtatttatataaatacatcacaCTCTTTATAGTAGAGCACACCTCAACGTTTATGTGTGCGTCATACTTGACCAGCAAGTATGGGTTGTGGGGTGCAACAAACTCACTGCCAACAGGATGACCTCTGACGTTTACCACAAGTCCGTTGTTCGGTCTGCGATAAGTTGGATAACCACTATCTGAAACGTACACAGTCTCTTCGCTGTATTCTTTGGGATACTTCTTTGAACAACTGTTGTCAATCATACACGGACTGTTGCCGTTGAGTTGTCCACACGGTCCGTGAATCATGTGTGACTTCACACTATCAAATAGGCGCCTTTCAGTTGCAGGGTCAGGCAAGTAGGCACACACAACATCGTCAACATCGTCGGCTGTAAGCAACTTGCTGTCCTCGtgcaaaattatgaattttgtgTGCATGTGGAAGACCACGTTTCTGAAACACAATTGTGTACACATAAGCATCTATATTACCAAACACCCTTTTGGTCGCTATATCACGGATCAGCTCCTTCAGTTTTGCATGGAAAACCCTCGCCACCAAATCAGGTCTGTCGTTTGCCTTCAACCAACTTGGAATGTTGTCTACTATCTCTGGCCACCTAGGGTTACACGTAAACATTATGAACAGGTCTGGCTTTCCATACTTACGCACAATGGCCATTGCGTCTTGGTAACATTGTTTCATGTACCGAGGGCCACCTACAAACGTTGATGGTAGAATGGTCCTGCGTCCAACAGGGCCGATTCCGTCGACGTGGAGCTGTTGGTTTATGTGGTCCACCAGGCCCCGATAAGCATCAGCAAAGAGCGCTCTCTAATTGTCTCGAGTGTAGCGCAGATAGTTCGCTTCCATGCGAATGTACTGATCACACATGTACTGCTGTAATAAAAAACCACCTGCATGTATTAAACTAAATGTATGGCCTACATTCCCATTGCTATTGGTTCCAGTGTATCTAATGGCCAGACGGTAACACACAAACTCCCTGATAGTGTTCCTAACGCGAACCGCGTTCCGGCAGTTGCCTTCTTGTAGCAGGTTGTAATGCCAACCGGTTTCCCCGTACGGGAAAAAAAGGGGATATAGCATTGGATCTGCGTGAGATGAGCCAGCTGAAATGCTTTGCATCCGGTTATTTGGATCAACTGGGTTTGAGTCGTAGATGACCAGATCGAGGTTCCCTGGTGGCAGACCATCTTCACCAACAAAGACAACTGCTACCTCATTCACATGAGCAGCTGGTTGATTGTATCGCCGAGGGTCGTTGTTTGGGTCGGCGATGATGTGCATGGTCACCCTCCTCGGTTGCAACATGGGATTGGCAGCAGCAGCATCTTGTTCCCTCTGCCATACTTGTCGCATGTTTctgtaacaaaacaatattgttttattattaaatccacGCGGTACATCcacataatatgtacagtgtaaaggtataaacatttgtatgtagtaaataatgaatgatagtattattgttattatgatgtATGCATGGTGGAGGCAAATCTAACACATTAcagtacaatttaatatatattagttattatttggaAGTGTATTTCTATTGGtgacaatatgtatgtataaacataaataataatatgataataataagtaaaaatctaacttggtaaaaagtataaatgttgtaaaatataagttaagtaaaatcaatataactcTAAGTCCCGTTAGTTCAGTGTTTGCATAACACTTACAGAGTGTTACAACAATACTCACACCTATGGGAATAGTGTATAAGATGTGtgcatgaaatatttgtttattcatactcttaaaatatagtttaaagctatgaatattaatatcgtGCCCAAAGTctcagtatataaaaataaaaataaatttgtgttttacCAATAAAAAAGTTACTGGTACCTATGCCTCAAGTAAATAGGTTGgtgttacataaataaataccttgAAGTACTAAACCTATAATGGTAACAATAACACACACGGTAAACCCACAGCACACTAAAGTAccattaaatagtaataataatatatatataatgacaataaaatcAGTCACtttgcaaataaaattatttaatttacctatacattcatattttatgttgtttcttgatagataataaatttaaatataattaaaacgctGTCATAAAGCATAATGTGTGTGGactgataaatgtatatatttgagTACATAcagatatgaatattaatattataattatggataacaaaaattgttaatttcgtTAGGCAAGTGCAACACAAAATgcacacaacaatattattttattatgaaagttAAAtgatgtattacatatatacaatacaatgtaTTGCTCTTAATGTAACAGTGTTTGTGTAATTTGGAAGTGTACTGATATTGTTAAAATCATGTTACTTAGaagaatataaaatcaaataaaaataaggttAAATCTATAAAGTGAAAGTGCCATTTAGTACAGTACatgataataaaagaaaatcaaaAGAATTAACTATTAACTGTACCAAGTGTCATAATAATAGGAAAggtgaatttaatattgtaataacctTTAAGGTCGCTCCACTATGCATGTTTCGCGTTTCGCGTTTTCGTTAAATTTCGTGAATAGTGTGTATAgttttttcatgaaatatttttcacgaAAACTGTTTCGCAGTCTTTCGCGAACGAGGCGGTAAAAATGACGAAATTAAAGGACACGAAACaattatttcgtattatttCGTGTCATTTCGTTGTATTTCGTTGTGTTTTGTGTTGTTTCGTGTTTCATATGTACTAAACAGGAAATTCATATTAcagagttataaataaaattagatatttgtaAGTAAATGgatgtatcaatattattatcgcgtGGAACCATgtcattttattacaaatttagttCGTCAATATTATTTGTCATCATGGCGTCTGAGTGGAATGATGAACTAGTGCTCACATTTATCgacgagtttaaaaattaccatTGTTTGTGGGATCCAAAACATACAGACCGCAAatcgaaaactaaaaaaaatgatgcATATCaagaattaagtttaaaatttaaaaaaccgaaagaagaaataaaaaaaaaaattaacaatttactcCAAAGTTATAGAGGATatcgaagaaaaataaaaacaaccaaAGTGTCTGGTGCTGGAAGAAAAGACGTATTCAAGCCATCGTGGTTTGCATTTGAtgctattaatacatttatgcaAGATGTATACACACCACATGGAACTATAGACACAATGGTAAGtgaaattgttaattaaaaattagtaatttcagttaatttattttttgattaatttttatttttataaataattcacaaaaattACACAGGTTAGGCcacaaaaaaatgtagaaattgTTTTCGGGCATttcatatttagaattttataatttatagtatatattatacattatgtacattaattaataatatatttgtaccaaCTAACTACGTAGGTACAacaactatgattttttttatttttttctatttctattttattttgtatcagtaataaacgttatattacaaaaataataatagtacagcgtttctaaaaatacaattttattcttatgtatatttttataaatgattattatataaatatattgaaaaacatgCTCGATGACCAggcgttataataatagaatacgaatatttgttgaaaataataaataaatattttacataatacaagTATTCACCTACTATAGACATTACTGATAATTATCTTGCCACTCTAATTTTCCAGTTGTCATAAAATATTCTGCAAATTCTTGTCGAATATCTTTTGCCGTTATAGATGTTTTTCTACCCCTTTTTTCCATCGATAATAATGATGTTTGGCCTTCGCGTGAATTTCTCCATGATCCATTAAATCAGAGGTTCCCAAACTGTGGGTCGCGACCCAAAAGTGGGTCGCGATTATACTTTTGGTGGGTCgcgctatttttttaaataatacaaaaatataatcatctaTTACTTTTCGTTGATGTTCAAAGTTCAAATTCAGTTTTATCGTCAATCCTTATCTGTGAGTGTGACAATTACGAGTTTACCAGCGGCCGTGTCAAATCGACACAATCAGATTAATAAAGAatagttattgtaaatataacgaTTTACCTATCTGAAACAAATTAGTAGATACGTGAATGTCGCTTGACGTTCAAAACTTTTGATTATTTTCAGTAACACGCGGCACATCGAATACGATACACGTAcgcagttttatattaaatagtactttttgttttaaataaattcattttttgtacTATGGACAATTGGTTAAACAAAAAGTCAATGAGTCAAAGTCAAGAAAAAATGGAGACAATATCTGTGTCAACagtcaaaaaaagaaaattaaattacgatGAGCCTTCAACAAGTTCTTcggaattaaaacaaaaaaaaacttgcaGAAAATATTGTCCGGAATATTTGCAAATTGGATTTACGTGGAACGGAGACGAAGAAAATCCACGACCACAATGTGTTATTTGTGGATGTATACTTGCAAATGAGAGTATGCGACCAAACAAATTACATCGACATATCGATACGAACCATCCAGAAATGAAAGGTAAACCActcgatttttataaaaaaaaactagaatctCTAAAAAcatccaaaaataatatttttaattttactgcaACTACCCAAAAAGCTACGTACgcttcatataaaatatgtttacgaATTGCTCAAACTGGTAAGCCTCACACAATTGGTGAGTCTTTAATTTTACCAGCAATCAAAGACGCAGTCGGAATCTTGTTtgatcaaaaatgtttaaaagaagTTGAAAAGTTATCGCTTTCAAATAATACAGTGTCGCGTAGAATCGATGAAATTTCTGAATGGGTAGAAAATAAACTGATTGAAAGAGTTAAATTGAGTAGATGGTTTTCATTACAGCTAGACGAGTCCACAGATATCCAAGGCTTATCTCAGATGATTGTTTTCGTACGTTACATATGGATGAATGAATCTCACGAGGATTTTTTGTACTGTGAACCGATTATTCGAGGTACAAGTgatgaaatttttaatactcttaatacctatataacagcGAAAGGAATTGAATGGACGAAATGTGTCGGGTTATGTACGGACGGCGCCCGAGCATTGTGTGGTAAGAACAGTAGTGTTATTACTAAAATTCGTGAAATTAACCCTAATGTGCCATGGATGCACTGCAATATCCATAGGGAGGCATTAGTATCAAAATCTTTGTCAGATGATTTTAGAAGTGTATTAAACACGtctgtaaaaatagtaaattttattaaggCAAGGCCGTTACAGTCCCGTTTATTTGAGAAGCTTTGCGAAGAAATGGGCAGTATTCACAAATCACTTCTCCTTCACACTGAGGTACGTTGGCTATCGAGGGGGAAAGTTCTTACAAGACTTGTCGAACTTCGCGAAGAAGTCACTTATTATTTGGACGAAAAAAATGATTACGTAAAATTCTTACGTGATGTgaagtttattttaaagcttACATACTTAGcagatatattttctaaattaaatgaacttaatttatatttgcaaGGTATAGGCGGAGATATATTTTCAGTTCACGACAAAATTCGAGCATTTATGAAAAAACTTTTGttgtggaaaaataatattgaaaacaaaatgtttgacTGTTTTGAATCATTTtctaatttcataattgaaaatcaaatagaAGTTGATGATAGCATTATTACATCTATTTCTGATCATTTACAAACACTAAAAGATAATTTTGATTCATATTTTCTGAGTGAAATGGAGAACTATCAACAAATGAAATGGATTTCAAATCCTTTTCAAGAACATGACATGACAAGTGGGTTATCAATAAGAGCTAAAGAAGAATTAATCGAACTATTTGAAGATAGTGTGTTTAAAATGAATTTCaatcgaaaaaaattaataagtttctGGTTATCAGTTCAAGAAAATTATCCAACTGTTTCCAATGAAGCTGTAAAGATGCTACTCCCATTCATTTCATCATATAATTGTGAGGTTGGTTTTTCGGCAATGGTTGCTATTAAAACCAAATTACGGAGCAAATTGAAACTTTCAAACTCACTGCGTCTCAAGCTAACCAATGCTGAAGTGGATATCGATgatgtgatgaaaaaaaataggaaacaaTTACATCcttcacattaaaattatatacttattaaattttactaatatattatacttattatacttttttttcgtaattacataaaattttataaaatagtttaattttctgttgtatggtaaaaaaaaaaaaaggtcattcatTGATATTGTGGGTcgccatattttaaaaaattttcaaaatgggtcgtacaataaaaagtttgggaacctctGCATTAAATATTTGACCATTTTGTTCCGTGTCAAATGTTCCAGGTGGtgtgtacatattttttgattctttgtttcttcttaaaaaattatgtaataacacACAGCTTTCGGTGATTAGTCGAGCTTTAGTAGGATTTAGTAAAATGGGTTTTCTTAGAACACGAAAAACTGCAGACATAATTccaaatacattttcaacagTTCTACGAGCTCGTGATAACCTATAGTGAAAAATTCTTTGATTATGATATCATGTTTTCCATTATACGGAACCAACAGATTTTCTTGTAGTGGGAATGCATTATCAGCTACGATAACATATGGAACAGGCTTGTTTTTTTGAGGCTAACATATTGGTGTAGGTAAATTCAACGTtctgttttttaatttctttgacAATGCACAGTTACGAAAAACACCTCCATCTGATATTCTACCTTGTGATCCGATATTTGCATAAGTTATGTTATAGTCAGCATCACACAACACCATTAGAACGATACTGAATGTtcctttatagttaatataatcaCTACCACTATGAATAGGAGAAAGTATGACCACATGTTTCCCATCTAGGGCGCCAATACAATTCGggaaattccattttttttcatatacgtCGGCAATCTTTTTCCACTCACTAGAAGTTGTTGgagtctataaaaaaatatttctaatataataaaattatctataattatattatattataatattaattatattatataattataatttattatattttttaaataggtagatAGTAGTGAAAGTAATGATGCCAGTGATGACCCAAATAATGAAAGTTACATTGAGATCACGGAAGTTAATAATGAAGACAATAATGTAGgacaaaaaaatgttgattggTCAAGTGCCACtactaatattgaaaaaaatacatttagtgCACCTGCAATGGTACCacgaaaaaagaagaaaaagaaaaagatgAAAATGAAACACGTGTGTCACAAGCATATGAGTAtttaatgcaaaaacaaaaagaGAGCCAAAAGAAAACGGAAAAGGacgaatatgatatatatggtgCTTTAGTAGCAACAAAACTCCGAAAAATGGACGAAATAACTCGTCAGTATGTTATGAATGAAATAGACAATTTGATGTTTAGAGCAATAATCCAAAGCACCAGTCACAAGAATGTACAACCACATCTATCtcaaaatacaacattaaattatgtacaacaACCATATTCATTGCCTTCTCAATTTCAAACATTCAACTACACACAACAATCATTTCCATCGCCATCTCAATGCTCAACGTTCAGTCATACCACTCAGCCATCTTCATCCAATTCATCAACACCCAATCGTTCAACACAAGTATCTCCATCACTCA encodes the following:
- the LOC132927628 gene encoding zinc finger BED domain-containing protein 5-like, which translates into the protein MDNWLNKKSMSQSQEKMETISVSTVKKRKLNYDEPSTSSSELKQKKTCRKYCPEYLQIGFTWNGDEENPRPQCVICGCILANESMRPNKLHRHIDTNHPEMKGKPLDFYKKKLESLKTSKNNIFNFTATTQKATYASYKICLRIAQTGKPHTIGESLILPAIKDAVGILFDQKCLKEVEKLSLSNNTVSRRIDEISEWVENKLIERVKLSRWFSLQLDESTDIQGLSQMIVFVRYIWMNESHEDFLYCEPIIRGTSDEIFNTLNTYITAKGIEWTKCVGLCTDGARALCGKNSSVITKIREINPNVPWMHCNIHREALVSKSLSDDFRSVLNTSVKIVNFIKARPLQSRLFEKLCEEMGSIHKSLLLHTEVRWLSRGKVLTRLVELREEVTYYLDEKNDYVKFLRDVKFILKLTYLADIFSKLNELNLYLQGIGGDIFSVHDKIRAFMKKLLLWKNNIENKMFDCFESFSNFIIENQIEVDDSIITSISDHLQTLKDNFDSYFLSEMENYQQMKWISNPFQEHDMTSGLSIRAKEELIELFEDSVFKMNFNRKKLISFWLSVQENYPTVSNEAVKMLLPFISSYNCEVGFSAMVAIKTKLRSKLKLSNSLRLKLTNAEVDIDDVMKKNRKQLHPSH